A single window of Carassius auratus strain Wakin chromosome 9, ASM336829v1, whole genome shotgun sequence DNA harbors:
- the LOC113108524 gene encoding sodium/myo-inositol cotransporter-like, translated as MLKTGPVMEAADIAVVALYFVLVLVIGLLAMWKANHSTVSGYFLAGRTMNWFVIGASLFVSNIGSEHFIGLAGSGAASGFAVGAWEFNALLLLQLLGWVFIPVYIYSGVYTMPEYLSKRYGGKRLKIYFAALSLLVYIFTKLSVDLYAGALFIQESLGWNLYLSIILLISMTALLTVTGGLAAVIYTDTLQAVLMVGGALTLTIISLVKVGGLEGVREKYMEAVPNVTAILANSNFSFQYTNSCRIHPKPDSLKLLRGPLDEDIPWPGFILGQTPSSIWYWCADQVIVQRVLAAKNIAHAKGSTLMAGMLKILPMFIIVIPGMISRILFPDELACIGPEHCMAVCGSQAGCSNIAYPRLVMSVMPVGLRGLMMAVMIAALMSDLDSIFNSASTIFTLDIYKMLRVCASSRELVVVGRFFVLFMVTISIAWVPVIIEMQGGQMYLYIQEIAGYLTPPIAALFLLGVFWKRCNETGAFWGGMTGFVLGTARLFLGFIYREPKCDQPDERPAFITDVHYMYIAAGLFWISGLVAVCVSLCTSPPEEEKVKRTTIWGLKKLKRFPVTKREEMYKLTNGSADGFLKKDVPEDVQKEKCLDEADMTLLMPSPFEQDPMTPSTEASTPMELYANGHANLVKQKNQDKCDEESCLQVFDWICCHKEKTSGVEPKVVEEDEGAVRELLHEPPKIKLLLNLGLVFVCSLGVFMFVYFSL; from the coding sequence ATGTTAAAAACGGGACCAGTGATGGAGGCGGCAGATATTGCAGttgttgcactttattttgtGCTTGTGCTTGTAATTGGCCTGCTTGCCATGTGGAAGGCCAACCATAGCACTGTCAGTGGCTACTTCCTGGCAGGTCGAACTATGAATTGGTTTGTGATTGGCGCCTCACTGTTTGTCAGCAACATCGGCAGCGAGCATTTCATTGGACTTGCTGGTTCTGGTGCAGCCAGTGGTTTTGCAGTGGGTGCCTGGGAGTTCAATGCCCTCTTGCTTTTGCAGCTACTTGGTTGGGTGTTCATTCCAGTCTACATCTACTCTGGGGTTTACACCATGCCAGAGTACCTCTCCAAGCGCTATGGGGGCAAGCGGCTAAAGATTTACTTTGCAGCCCTCTCACTTCTGGTCTACATCTTTACTAAACTCTCAGTGGACTTGTATGCAGGAGCTCTTTTCATTCAGGAGTCTCTTGGCTGGAACCTCTACCTGTCGATCATCTTGCTTATCTCTATGACCGCCTTGCTGACAGTTACCGGTGGACTGGCAGCTGTGATCTACACGGACACTCTACAGGCTGTGCTTATGGTTGGCGGTGCGTTAACCCTTACCATCATCAGCCTGGTCAAGGTCGGTGGTTTGGAAGGGGTGCGGGAAAAATATATGGAGGCAGTCCCCAATGTCACAGCCATCCTGGCTAACAGCAACTTCAGCTTCCAGTACACAAACTCCTGCCGAATCCATCCCAAGCCAGATTCCCTCAAGCTCCTACGAGGGCCACTGGATGAGGACATCCCTTGGCCAGGCTTCATTTTGGGTCAAACACCCTCATCCATTTGGTACTGGTGTGCTGACCAGGTCATCGTCCAGAGAGTGTTAGCTGCCAAGAACATTGCCCATGCCAAAGGCTCCACACTTATGGCAGGAATGCTGAAGATCCTTCCCATGTTCATCATTGTTATTCCAGGGATGATCTCACGAATATTGTTCCCTGATGAGCTGGCATGCATCGGACCAGAGCACTGCATGGCTGTGTGCGGCAGTCAGGCTGGCTGTTCCAACATCGCCTACCCTCGGCTGGTTATGAGCGTGATGCCGGTGGGTCTCAGGGGGTTGATGATGGCTGTGATGATCGCTGCCCTCATGAGTGACCTAGACTCGATTTTTAACAGCGCTAGCACCATCTTCACACTGGACATTTATAAAATGCTGCGTGTATGTGCCTCCTCCCGTGAGCTGGTGGTCGTCGGCAGGTTTTTTGTGCTATTCATGGTAACTATCAGCATTGCTTGGGTGCCTGTCATTATTGAGATGCAAGGTGGCCAGATGTACCTGTACATCCAGGAAATTGCAGGATACCTGACTCCACCCATTGCTGCCCTTTTTCTACTTGGAGTCTTCTGGAAGCGTTGCAATGAGACTGGCGCATTTTGGGGTGGCATGACTGGGTTCGTACTAGGCACTGCCCGCCTCTTCCTTGGGTTCATATATCGTGAGCCAAAATGTGACCAGCCGGATGAACGGCCGGCTTTCATCACAGATGTCCACTACATGTACATTGCTGCCGGGCTGTTTTGGATCTCAGGGCTGGTGgctgtgtgtgtcagtctgtgcACATCTCCACCAGAAGAGGAGAAGGTCAAGCGTACCACAATATGGGGCTTGAAAAAACTTAAACGCTTTCCTGTGACAAAACGAGAGGAGATGTACAAACTCACTAATGGCAGTGCTGATGGTTTTCTCAAGAAAGATGTTCCAGAAGATGTCCAAAAGGAAAAATGTCTTGATGAGGCTGACATGACCCTCCTTATGCCCTCCCCTTTTGAACAAGATCCCATGACCCCCAGCACGGAGGCATCCACACCGATGGAGCTGTATGCCAATGGTCATGCAAACCTTGTAAAACAGAAGAATCAAGACAAGTGTGATGAAGAGAGCTGCCTGCAAGTGTTTGACTGGATTTGTTGTCACAAAGAGAAAACATCTGGTGTTGAACCCAAAGTGGTTGAAGAAGATGAAGGAGCTGTCCGTGAATTGCTTCATGAGCCTCCTAAGATCAAGCTCTTACTTAACTTAGGCCTGGTATTTGTCTGTTCACTGGGTGTTTTCATGTTTGTGTACTTCTCCTTGTAA
- the LOC113108526 gene encoding ATP synthase subunit O, mitochondrial-like gives MAALGVGLQVRQFSTSVIRPVAKLVRPPIQIYGVEGRYATALFSAASKQKSLDKVEQELGRVSSLIKDPKLSSIVMNPHVKRSVKQKTFTDALTKAKLSPITINLINVLAENGRLTLTPDVITAFGKMMSAHRGEVTCSVTTAQPLDEASLAELKVALNGFLAKGETIKLETKSDPSILGGMIVSIGDKYADMSTKTKIQKLTKLIRET, from the exons ATGGCAGCGCTTGGAGTGGGGCTGCAG GTGCGTCAGTTTAGCACCTCTGTGATCCGACCAGTAGCAAAACTTGTCAGG CCTCCTATCCAGATCTATGGGGTGGAGGGACGTTATGCTACTGCCCTGTTCTCTGCGGCCAGCAAGCAGAAGAGCCTCGATAAGGTCGAACAGGAGCTTGGCCGTGTTTCT AGCCTGATTAAGGATCCTAAGCTGTCAAGTATCGTGATGAATCCTCATGTCAAGCGCAGTGTCAAACAGAAGACTTTCACTGATGCTTTGACTAAGGCCAAACTCTCTCCCATTACCATCAACCTCATCA atgTCCTAGCAGAAAATGGCCGCTTGACCTTGACCCCTGATGTCATCACAGCCTTTGGCAAAATGATGAGTGCCCACAGAGGAGAGGTCACATGCTCAGTCACCACCGCTCAG CCTCTAGATGAAGCTAGTCTTGCAGAGCTGAAGGTGGCATTGAATGGTTTCCTGGCCAAGGGAGAGACCATCAAACTTGAGACCAAG TCTGATCCTTCTATCCTTGGGGGCATGATCGTGAGCATTGGTGACAAGTATGCAGACATGTCTACCAAGACAAAGATCCAGAAGCTCACCAAGCTGATCAGGGAGACCTAA
- the LOC113109337 gene encoding calsequestrin-2-like, translated as MQTTWILLLASLGLSTLAGAEKGLEFPRYDGKDRVLDINEKNYRKGLKKYDMLCLFYHAPPPTAKELQKQLQMTELVLELAAQVLEEKDIGFGMVDSQKDAKVAKKLGLHEEGSVYVFKEDRVIEFDGLLTADTLVEFLLDLLDDPVEIIDNALELRAFDNMEEDIKLIGFFKSGDSEHYLAFQEAAEQFQPFIKFFATFEKSVAKELTLKMNEVDFYEPFMEEPVTIPDKPHSEEELVAFISEHRRPTLRKLRAEDMFETWEDDLNGIHIVAFAEEEDPDGFEFLEILKEVARDNTHNPDLSIVWIDPDNFPLLIPYWEKTFKVDLFRPQIGVVNVTDADSVWLEIPDDDELPSPEELENWIEDVLSGTVNTEDDDDDDNDDDDDDNDDDDDDDDEDDDDDDDDE; from the exons ATGCAGACCACCTGGATCCTGCTGCTTGCCTCTCTGGGTCTCTCTACCCTGGCTGGTGCTGAGAAAGGCCTGGAATTCCCACGTTATGATGGCAAAGATCGTGTCCTGGACATAAATGAGAAGAACTACCGCAAAGGCTTGAAGAAATACGACATGCTGTGCCTGTTCTACCACGCTCCTCCACCAACTGCAAAAGAGCTGCAGAAACAGTTACAAATGACTGAGTTAGTGCTAGAG TTAGCTGCTCAAGTCCTGGAAGAAAAGGATATTGGCTTTGGAATGGTTGACTCCCAAAAAGATGCTAAGGTTGCCAAAAAATTAG GTCTGCACGAGGAAGGCAGCGTCTATGTCTTTAAGGAGGACCGAGTGATTGAATTTGATGGCCTGCTCACTGCAGACACTCTTGTGGAATTCCTTCTGGAT CTGTTGGACGATCCGGTTGAGATCATTGACAATGCTTTGGAGTTAAGGGCTTTTGACAATATGGAAGAAGACATCAAACTCATTGGTTTCTTCAAGAGTGGTGACTCTGAAC ATTATCTTGCTTTCCAAGAGGCAGCTGAACAGTTTCAGCCTTTTATCAAATTTTTTGCCACTTTTGAGAAATCT GTTGCAAAAGAGCTGACTCTGAAGATGAATGAGGTGGACTTCTATGAGCCCTTCATGGAGGAACCAGTCACTATTCCAGACAAACCACACTCAGAGGAAGAGCTGGTGGCCTTCATATCCGAACACAGGAG ACCAACTCTAAGAAAGCTCAGGGCAGAAGACATGTTTGAGACCTGG GAAGATGATTTGAATGGAATCCACATTGTAGCCTTTGCAGAAGAAGAGGACCCTG ATGGTTTTGAATTCTTGGAGATTTTGAAGGAAGTGGCAAGAGACAACACACACAATCCAGACCTGAGTATTGTGTGGATTGACCCAGACAACTTCCCACTG CTCATTCCTTACTGGGAGAAGACCTTCAAGGTTGACCTCTTCAGACCACAGATTGGTGTAGTTAATGTTACAGAT GCGGACAGTGTCTGGTTGGAGATACCTGATGATGATGAGCTGCCTTCACCTGAAGAGCTGGAAAACTGGATAGAAGATGTGCTCTCTGGAACAGTGAATacagaggatgatgatgatgacgacaatgacgacgatgatgatgacaatgatgatgacgatgatgatgatgacgaagatgatgatgatgatgatgatgatgaatga